The genomic interval CCTTCGGGTCGCTCGGTGGTCTCACGCAGCACCAGCACCGGCTTGCCCAAACTGGGAGCCTCTTCCTGCACACCGCCTGAATCCGTGAGGATAAGGGTCGAGTGCTGCATCAGCTTCACAAACGGCGCATATTCGGGCGGGTCGGTCAGGATGACGCGATCTACCCCGCCCAGCACCTCCGTCGCCGTCTGCCGTACTAAAGGGTTGCGGTGCATGGGAAAGACCACCTGAATATCCTCAAAGCGCTCCACCAGCTGCCTGACTGCCAAACAGATACGCCACAGTGGCTCGCCCCAGTTCTCGCGACGGTGTGCGGTGAGCAGTACGGTACGCAACGGCGAAGCCATCGCCTGCTGCAGCAGTGGGTCGGTCATCGGGTAGGGTTTTTCCGCCACCATCAGCAAAGCGTCGATGCCGGTGTTGCCGGTAACCCAGATGCTCTCGGGATTCACGCCTTCCCGTAGAAGGTTCTCCCGCGCTTTGGGGGTAGGGGCGAAGTGGAAGTCGGCGATGGCTCCCGCCAGCCGGCGATTCATCTCTTCCGGGAAAGGGTTATACTTGTGGTATGTGCGCAAACCCGCCTCCACGTGCCCAAAAGCCACCTGATGGTAAAACGCCGCCAGCGCGGCCACGAAGGTGGTGGTGGTGTCACCCTGCGCCAGCAGCACATGCGGCTTCTGCTCCCGAAGCAGGGCGTCCAGCCCCTCCAGCACGCGCACGGTGATTTGCGTCAGCGTTTGCCCGTGTTGCATGATGTTGAGGTCATGGTGAGGCGTGATACGGAAAACCTGCAGAACCTGATCCAGCATCTCACGGTGCTGACCGGTCACCACGACCCTGACCTGCACGTGCGGCTCATAACGCTGCAGTTCCAGTACCACCGGCGCCATCTTCACCGCATCGGGGCGCGTGCCGAACACCGTCATCACTTGCAGGGGGGACGTCATGGAAGGCTACCTCGTCATCCGGTACAGGGTGAAAGCGGCTGCGCTGAACAACAGCCCGATGCACCAGATAACGACCACAGCACGCCGGTGGCCCAACCGTCCCACCAGCCAGTGGTGAAAGTGCCTCATGTCCGCCTTATGCAGAGGCTGGCGCGCCAGCACGCGGCGTGAAACCACAAAGAAGGCATCGAAGAAGGGCACTCCCAGCACCAGTAACGGCACCAGCACCGAGATGGTGGCAGCTACCTTGAACGTACCGACTATCGCCAGCGTTGCCAGTACAAAGCCGATGAACTGCGCACCGACAGTTCCCATGAAGATAGAGGCGGGGTTGATATTATGGCGCAGAAAGCCCACGCACGCACCAGCCAGCGCAGCGGCAGGAATGGCTATCGCCGGTTGCTTCTCCGACACCGCCATCAGGGTCAGCGTGCTGGCGGAAATGGCGGTCACACCAGCCGCCAGCCCATCCAGCCCGTCAATCGCGTCCACCGTTTTGGTGACCACAAAAACCCACAATGCGGTGGCGGGAACACTCCAGAAGCCCAGCGGCACCCAGTACTCCGGGCGATATTCGCCGGGCATCAAAGGCGCAAAGGGATGCGTGACGCCTTCAATGCGGATGCCAAACAGCGTGAGAGCCACCCCTGCCCCCAGCAAAATCAACATCTGCCACAATGGGCTGAGCTGATACCTGTCGTCGACCATGCCGAACAGCGCAATGACCGTTCCCAGCACCAGAATCGCCGTCAACGCCTTGCTCCACGTCCCCAGCCAGAGCGACATCAGCACGACCGTTACCCAGAAAGCGAGGTAAATGGCGATTCCGCCCCAGCGCGGTGTGGGTCTGCGATGCACACGACGCTCGTCCGGCTGGTCGATCACGCCCATGCGTATGGCAAACGTCCGCACCGCAGGGGTCACCAGGGTGGCAACCATCATCGCGATGATGAAGGCAAAAAAGGCTACTCGCACCGGCGATCTCTCCTCTTGCCGGGGAAAATGGTCTCCGCGACGCCATCGCGCAGTCGTAAAAGCTCTATCCCCGACTCCTCGAACAGCTCCATGGCAAAGGGGTCGGGATAGTCCCCTTCGAAGACCACACGCACGACACCCGCATTGATAATCATCTTGGCACAGGCGTTGCAGGGCTGGCAGGTCACATACACCGTTGCGCCGCGCGTGGACACCCCGTTCAGCGCCGCCTGCAAAATGGCGTTCTGCTCCGCGTGCAGGGCGCGCTGGCAGTGTCCGTCCACGATTTTACAGCCCACCTCGGTGCAGTGCGCCAGTCCGTGCGGCGCCCCGTTGTAACCGGTGGTGAGAATGCGCCTGTCCAGCACAATCACCGCCCCCACCGACCGACGCGGGCAGGTAGCGCGCGTGGCGACCTCTTTGGCGATGCGCATGAAATACTCGTCCCACGATGGTCTCGTGTCCGCCATTTTCACTCCCCACTGATTATTATGCCAGTACTGGGAACTGGTCGCAGAGGGCAAGCACCTCCCGGCGCACCGCTTCCAGTCGATCCGTATCCTCCGGTGCCTCCAGCGTGCGGGCAATCAGCGCAGCAATCAGTTGCATCTCTGGCTCCGCCATGCCGCGTGTGGTTACTGCCGGCGTACCCAGACGAATGCCGCTGGTGACGAAGGGCTTCTCGGGGTCAAAGGGTATCATGTTCCGGTTGACGGTGATATGCACGCTATCCAGCACCACCTGCGCTTTACGACCGGTGAGCTTCTGTGGGCGCAGGTCTATCAGCATCAGGTGATTGTCCGTACCTCCGGAGACAAGCCGAAAACCACGCTGAGCCAGTCCATCCGCCAGCGCGCGGGCGTTGCGACGAATCTGCGCCTGGTACAGCTTGAACTCCGGCTGCAGGGCTTCTTTGAAACAGACCGCCTTTGCCGCGATCATGTGCATCAGCGGCCCGCCCTGCATTCCGGGAAACACCGCCTTGTCGATCGCCTGAGCGTACTCCGCCTTGCACAGTATCATCCCCCCGCGTGGACCCCGCAGAGTCTTATGGGTGGTGGTGGTGACGAAATCAGCATAGGGGATGGGCGAGGGATGCTCGCCTGCGGCCACCAGACCCGCGATATGCGCCATATCCACCAACAGCTTCGCACCCACCTCGTCGGCGATCTCGCGAAAGGTGGCGAAGTCGATAATGCGCGGATAGCAGCTGGCACCTGCCACAATCAGCTTGGGGCGATGTTGCCGGGCGAGGTCGCGTACCTGGTCGTAGTCTATCTCCTCCGTATCCGGACGCACGCCGTAGTGCACCGCGCGATACAATGTGCCCGAGAAGTTCACCGGGCTCCCGTGAGTGAGATGCCCACCCATCGACAGGTCCATCGCGAGGAAGGTATCGCCCGGCTGCAGCACCACGCTATACACCGCCTGATTCGCCTGCGCGCCAGAATGAGGCTGTACATTGGCATGCTCCGCACCAAACAACTGCTTCGCTCGCTCGATGGCGAGGCTCTCCACCACGTCCATATTGTCGCAACCGCCATAGTAGCGCTTGGCGGGATAGCCTTCCGCATACTTGTCGGTCATCACCGAGCCCATGGCCTCCAGCACCGCTTTGCTGGCGATATTCTCGGAGGCGATGAGTTCGAGGTGAGTATGCTGACGCTTTTTCTCGTTCTCGATGGCGGCGAATACTTCCGGGTCCACTTCCGACAGCGGAGCGGTTCGGTGGTAGTGCATCATGAGGCGACTATCCAGTAGACTCACGTTCACTTTCTCCCTCGGTATAGCGTTTCTCCAGCATCTTTACCTTGTGTACCCGACGGGCATGTCGCTCCTCGTCGGTAAACGAAGCGTTGAGAAATGCGCTTACGATTTCCATTGCCAGCTCGGCTCCGATAATGCGCCCACCCATACACAGCACGTTCGCATCGTTGTGCTGGCGCGACAGCCGGGCGGTCACCGGGTCCTGGGCATGTGCGGCGCGAATGCCTTTGACCTTGTTTGCGCTGATGCTCATCCCCACTCCCGTGCCACAAATGAGTATACCCAAATCGCACTCTCCCTGTGCTACCGCGTTAGCCACCATCATCGCGAAGTCGGGGTAATCGCATGGGGAGTCGGTGTGGGTGCCAAAGTCGCGTACGGTGATGCCTTGCTGCTGCAGGTACGAGCGTACAATGTTTTTCAGGTGGTAACCTGCGTGGTCTGCGCCTAAGCCGATAATCATCGAAAGCCCTCCCCCCAGAAGTGCAGGTTTATTGTAACATGACAGAGGAGGATGTTGCAACCTATCG from Bacillota bacterium carries:
- the wecB gene encoding UDP-N-acetylglucosamine 2-epimerase (non-hydrolyzing), with the translated sequence MTSPLQVMTVFGTRPDAVKMAPVVLELQRYEPHVQVRVVVTGQHREMLDQVLQVFRITPHHDLNIMQHGQTLTQITVRVLEGLDALLREQKPHVLLAQGDTTTTFVAALAAFYHQVAFGHVEAGLRTYHKYNPFPEEMNRRLAGAIADFHFAPTPKARENLLREGVNPESIWVTGNTGIDALLMVAEKPYPMTDPLLQQAMASPLRTVLLTAHRRENWGEPLWRICLAVRQLVERFEDIQVVFPMHRNPLVRQTATEVLGGVDRVILTDPPEYAPFVKLMQHSTLILTDSGGVQEEAPSLGKPVLVLRETTERPEGVEAGTARLIGTDTERIVEEASRLLSDEDAYGQMARAVNPYGDGKAAQRIRQVLFEHFGVSA
- a CDS encoding undecaprenyl/decaprenyl-phosphate alpha-N-acetylglucosaminyl 1-phosphate transferase, whose amino-acid sequence is MRVAFFAFIIAMMVATLVTPAVRTFAIRMGVIDQPDERRVHRRPTPRWGGIAIYLAFWVTVVLMSLWLGTWSKALTAILVLGTVIALFGMVDDRYQLSPLWQMLILLGAGVALTLFGIRIEGVTHPFAPLMPGEYRPEYWVPLGFWSVPATALWVFVVTKTVDAIDGLDGLAAGVTAISASTLTLMAVSEKQPAIAIPAAALAGACVGFLRHNINPASIFMGTVGAQFIGFVLATLAIVGTFKVAATISVLVPLLVLGVPFFDAFFVVSRRVLARQPLHKADMRHFHHWLVGRLGHRRAVVVIWCIGLLFSAAAFTLYRMTR
- a CDS encoding serine hydroxymethyltransferase encodes the protein MHYHRTAPLSEVDPEVFAAIENEKKRQHTHLELIASENIASKAVLEAMGSVMTDKYAEGYPAKRYYGGCDNMDVVESLAIERAKQLFGAEHANVQPHSGAQANQAVYSVVLQPGDTFLAMDLSMGGHLTHGSPVNFSGTLYRAVHYGVRPDTEEIDYDQVRDLARQHRPKLIVAGASCYPRIIDFATFREIADEVGAKLLVDMAHIAGLVAAGEHPSPIPYADFVTTTTHKTLRGPRGGMILCKAEYAQAIDKAVFPGMQGGPLMHMIAAKAVCFKEALQPEFKLYQAQIRRNARALADGLAQRGFRLVSGGTDNHLMLIDLRPQKLTGRKAQVVLDSVHITVNRNMIPFDPEKPFVTSGIRLGTPAVTTRGMAEPEMQLIAALIARTLEAPEDTDRLEAVRREVLALCDQFPVLA
- a CDS encoding cytidine/deoxycytidylate deaminase family protein yields the protein MADTRPSWDEYFMRIAKEVATRATCPRRSVGAVIVLDRRILTTGYNGAPHGLAHCTEVGCKIVDGHCQRALHAEQNAILQAALNGVSTRGATVYVTCQPCNACAKMIINAGVVRVVFEGDYPDPFAMELFEESGIELLRLRDGVAETIFPGKRRDRRCE
- the rpiB gene encoding ribose 5-phosphate isomerase B codes for the protein MIIGLGADHAGYHLKNIVRSYLQQQGITVRDFGTHTDSPCDYPDFAMMVANAVAQGECDLGILICGTGVGMSISANKVKGIRAAHAQDPVTARLSRQHNDANVLCMGGRIIGAELAMEIVSAFLNASFTDEERHARRVHKVKMLEKRYTEGESERESTG